A region from the Candidatus Woesearchaeota archaeon genome encodes:
- a CDS encoding peptidyl-tRNA hydrolase, producing the protein MSAYKQVILVRHDLKLPKGKLSAQVAHASLEAALRSDKDVVKKWRAQGMKKIVLRVENEQELLAYHQKADQAGFTRALITDAGHTVVEPGTTTCLGIGPDEEANIDKLTGHLKMV; encoded by the coding sequence ATGAGTGCATATAAACAGGTTATTCTTGTTCGTCATGATCTGAAGCTTCCTAAAGGAAAGCTCTCTGCCCAAGTAGCCCATGCTTCTCTGGAAGCTGCCTTACGTTCTGACAAAGATGTTGTCAAAAAATGGCGGGCACAAGGTATGAAAAAGATTGTTTTACGCGTAGAGAACGAGCAGGAACTACTTGCATATCATCAAAAAGCAGATCAGGCCGGGTTTACCAGGGCATTAATAACTGATGCTGGACACACGGTCGTAGAACCAGGGACAACAACCTGTTTAGGTATAGGACCTGATGAAGAAGCAAACATTGATAAACTCACTGGTCATCTTAAGATGGTGTAG
- a CDS encoding FAD synthase: MHKVMVFGTFDVIHTGHLYFLNQAKQHGDYLVVIIARDKTVEMVKGKKPLTPELQRKSRIELLAMVDEARLGQLEDKYADIRAIQPDVICLGYDQTAFVDKLPAKLESFGLSTKIVRMGFHAPRRSWRTR; this comes from the coding sequence ATGCACAAAGTAATGGTTTTTGGAACCTTTGATGTTATCCACACCGGGCATTTATATTTTCTTAACCAAGCAAAACAACACGGAGATTATTTAGTAGTCATTATCGCTCGGGACAAGACCGTTGAGATGGTCAAAGGGAAAAAACCTTTGACACCCGAACTGCAACGAAAAAGTCGTATCGAACTTCTTGCTATGGTTGATGAAGCCAGGCTAGGTCAACTGGAAGATAAATATGCAGACATACGGGCAATACAACCGGATGTTATCTGTCTCGGCTATGATCAAACCGCTTTTGTTGATAAGCTTCCTGCTAAGCTTGAGAGTTTTGGTCTTTCCACAAAAATAGTAAGAATGGGATTCCATGCTCCTCGAAGGTCATGGAGAACGAGGTAA
- a CDS encoding 30S ribosomal protein S19e gives MVKSYDVQKTELIEKLAEELKKTKGITPPEWAHYCKTGPNRERPPVQQDWWYLRSASVLIYVYEHGPIGVAKLRTRYGGRKNRGVKPERFYKSSGNILRKILQQQEAAGFLKHVEKGVHKGRIITPAGTSLVDKTAATCVKKVEPVKKQNTAPVEPQKTTQKQVKTGKKKEVREQKKVESSPKVQESTPLPSSPDQKSSE, from the coding sequence ATGGTAAAGAGTTATGATGTTCAAAAAACAGAATTGATTGAGAAATTAGCCGAAGAATTAAAAAAGACCAAAGGGATAACCCCGCCGGAATGGGCGCATTATTGTAAAACCGGCCCAAATCGTGAACGCCCGCCGGTGCAACAAGATTGGTGGTACCTTCGTTCAGCATCAGTTCTCATCTATGTGTATGAACATGGCCCGATTGGGGTTGCAAAATTACGAACGAGATATGGCGGGAGAAAAAACAGGGGTGTGAAACCTGAGCGTTTCTATAAATCATCAGGAAATATCCTACGAAAGATTCTCCAACAACAGGAGGCAGCTGGTTTTCTGAAACATGTTGAAAAAGGAGTTCACAAAGGACGCATTATTACACCAGCAGGAACTTCTCTTGTTGATAAAACTGCTGCTACCTGTGTCAAAAAGGTTGAACCAGTAAAAAAACAGAACACAGCACCTGTAGAACCACAAAAAACTACCCAAAAGCAAGTAAAAACAGGTAAGAAGAAAGAAGTTCGTGAACAAAAGAAAGTTGAAAGCTCACCAAAGGTACAGGAAAGTACACCATTACCGAGTTCACCAGACCAAAAAAGTAGTGAATAA
- the rpl39e gene encoding 50S ribosomal protein L39e (part of the polypeptide exit tunnel in the 50S ribosomal complex): protein MARYIHLSRKLRLAKLHRRTRWAPFWTVPKIYGKGRRVHPWRHTRVKRHWRRTKTKA from the coding sequence ATGGCACGATATATTCACCTCAGCAGGAAATTACGATTAGCAAAATTACATAGACGCACACGATGGGCTCCTTTTTGGACTGTCCCGAAGATCTATGGTAAAGGCCGACGGGTCCATCCATGGAGACATACCCGCGTAAAAAGACATTGGCGAAGAACAAAGACTAAGGCATAA